GTCTGGACCCACGGCTGCCCCGACGGCGAGTCTCTCGCCGAGGTCCGGGCCCGCGCCGATCGCGCGGTGGCGCTGGCGCACGCGCAGCCGGCGCACCGCGACGTGGTGTTCGTCGGCCACAGCCACTTCTCGCGGGCGGTGATCACCCGCTGGTTGGGCCTGCCCCTGGCCGACGGGACCCATTTCGCGATGCCGCCCGCCTCGGTCGCCGTCGCCGGTTTCGAGCACGGCCTGCCCCAGCTCGCCGCGCTGGGCCTCACCGGCGGCCGCGACGATGACTGAACCGGCGTTCGTGCTCGCCGGCCCCCGCGAGGCGCTGATCGTGCCCGAGGCGGCCCAGCGGTATGCGACGGCGACCGCCGCGCAGTCCGCGCTGCGCTCCGGGCAGGCCCGGATAGTGGTGGGCGCGTTGCCGTTTCACCCCGAAGCGGCCACCGCCCTGATGAGCCCGGCGACGATGCAGCGCCGCGAGCGGCTGCCGGACTGGGGCGGCGATCCGCTGCCGGCGGTGCGGGTCACCGCGGCGGAGCCCGCGCTGGACGAGCATCGCCGACGGGTGGCCGCGGCGGTGGGCGCGCTGCGCGCCGACGGCGCCACCTTGCACAAGGTGGTGTTGGCCCGGGCGCTGCGGCTGCGCGCCGCCGCACCGCTGGACGCCCGCGCGGTGCTGGCCCGGCTGGTGGCCGCCGACCCCACCGGCTACGGGTATCTGGTCGACCTGTCGGCGACCGGGCCCGGCCACGCCGGCGGCGTGCTGGTGGGGGCCAGCCCCGAGTTGCTGGTGACCCGCTGCGGGGCGACGGTGACCGCCCGCCCGTTCGCCGGCTCCGCGCCGCGCCACCACGACCCGCAGCACGATCGGCGCAGCGGGGCCGCGCTGGCCGCCTCCGGCAAGGACCGCCACGAGCACCGGCTGGTGATCGAGACCATGGCCGCGGTGCTGCGGCCGTTCTGCACCGACCTGCAGATCACCGCCGCCCCGCAGCTGAGCCGGACCGCCACGCTGTGGCATTTGAGCACCCCGATTCGGGGTCGGCTGCGCCGCGCCGCCACCAGCGCCCTGGATCTGGCGCTGGCCCTGCACCCGACCCCGGCGGTCGGCGGGGTGCCGACCGGCGAGGCGCTCACGTTCATCGACCGGGTCGAGGCCGACCGGGGTTTCTACGCCGGGGCCACCGGGTGGTGCGACGCCGAGGGCGACGGCCGCTGGGTGGTGTCGCTGCGCGGCGCGGAGCTCGACGCCGACCGGCGCGGGATCGTCGCCCGCGCCGGTGGGGGCATCGTGGCCGAATCCGACCCCGACGACGAGGTCGCCGAGACCACCGCGAAGTTCGGCGCGATCCTCAACGCGTTGTCGGTGCCGCCGGGGTGAGCCCGACGACCTGCCGGGTCTGCGGGCCGGCGGCTCTAGTCGCCGGGGCCCGCCGACCGCGTGGCGCCGGCCGACCAGGCCACCGCCGCGGGGCTGAACAGCAACGCCAGCACCGCCAGCGCGACCACCGCGACGGTGATCCCGTAGCCCCACTGGTGCGAGCCGACCGCGACATACCAGGCCACCGGCAGCAACAACAGTTGGGTGAACACCGCGATGCCGCGCCCCCAGCGGTGCCCGCGCACCAACGCGATCCCGGCGGTGGCCACCCCCGCGCCGACGAGCACGAACCACAGCGCGGTGCCGAACCCGTTGACCGTGCTCTGGTCGGCGCCGGCCAGTCCGCGCACCACCAGCACCGCCGCGGCGATCAGCGCCAGCGCGCCCTCACCGGCCACGACGAAACCCGCCTTGCGCACCCCTTCGGGGGCCAGCACACTCACAACGCCACGGTAGCGTGCGGGTCGCGGGCGCCGAGATACTCCGGGCGCGGCGCGGCTCCACAGAACGGGTCGGCGAGCTGGTTGTCCACCGAGTTGAACACCAGAAACACGTTCGACCGCGGCAGCGGGGTGATGTTGGAGCCCGAACCGTGCAGCAGGTTGGCGTCGAACCACAGCGCCGAGCCGGCCGGGCCGGTGAACTGGTCGATGCCGGCGCGGTCCACCTCCTTGACCAGGGTGTTCTGATCCGGGATCCCCATCTCCTGGCGCACCAGCGACGTCTCGTAGTGCTGCTCGGGGGTGGCGCCCACACACGGGTAGAACGTCTGGTGTGAGCCGGGGATCAGCATCAGCGACCCGTTGTAGGGATAGTTGTCGGTCAACGCGATCGAGCAGGACACCGCGCGGATCTCGGCCATGCCGTCCTCGGCGTGCCAGGTCTCGAAGTCGGAGTGCCAGTAGAACCCGGTTCCGGTGAACCCCGGCATCATGTTGATCCGCGCCTGGTGGATGTAGACGTCGCCGCCGAGGATCTGGCGGGCGATCGGCAGCACCGAGTCCAGCCGCACCACCTCGGCGACCAGGTCGCTGAGCAGGTGGGGGGCGAACACCGACCGGATGCCGCCACCGGGTTCGCGGATGACCCGCGGATCGTCGTCGAGGACCGCGCCGAGGCGCTCCAGTTCGTGCTGCAACGGCCGGAGCCGATCCGCCGCGACGGTGCCGGGCCGGATCAGGTAGCCGTGGTCGTCGAAGCGC
This sequence is a window from Mycolicibacillus parakoreensis. Protein-coding genes within it:
- a CDS encoding isochorismate synthase codes for the protein MTEPAFVLAGPREALIVPEAAQRYATATAAQSALRSGQARIVVGALPFHPEAATALMSPATMQRRERLPDWGGDPLPAVRVTAAEPALDEHRRRVAAAVGALRADGATLHKVVLARALRLRAAAPLDARAVLARLVAADPTGYGYLVDLSATGPGHAGGVLVGASPELLVTRCGATVTARPFAGSAPRHHDPQHDRRSGAALAASGKDRHEHRLVIETMAAVLRPFCTDLQITAAPQLSRTATLWHLSTPIRGRLRRAATSALDLALALHPTPAVGGVPTGEALTFIDRVEADRGFYAGATGWCDAEGDGRWVVSLRGAELDADRRGIVARAGGGIVAESDPDDEVAETTAKFGAILNALSVPPG
- the thpD gene encoding ectoine hydroxylase — protein: MTQATLTRLEDRYPTRLGHAISPVPRAEPAVWGTAHDGPLGRSELRRFDDHGYLIRPGTVAADRLRPLQHELERLGAVLDDDPRVIREPGGGIRSVFAPHLLSDLVAEVVRLDSVLPIARQILGGDVYIHQARINMMPGFTGTGFYWHSDFETWHAEDGMAEIRAVSCSIALTDNYPYNGSLMLIPGSHQTFYPCVGATPEQHYETSLVRQEMGIPDQNTLVKEVDRAGIDQFTGPAGSALWFDANLLHGSGSNITPLPRSNVFLVFNSVDNQLADPFCGAAPRPEYLGARDPHATVAL